One region of Candidatus Poribacteria bacterium genomic DNA includes:
- a CDS encoding ferredoxin--nitrite reductase, which yields MNQLKKKTISRSRGVRSAPSLKSERVSKKARSKINAAETLKRDKNGLEVINDIPNYIREGWESIPPNERDRLKWVGVFFRKQTPGEFMMRLRMSSGFSNSDQLRAIAEISEAHGPGFVDLTTRQQIQLRGFTIKNVQHIWNRLEEVGLGSLQTGFDNIRGVIGCPVAGLTPNELFDASQVGREFTKLFVGNKEFTDIPRKFNVGITGCLDNCTHTASQDIALTPAVKEIDGEKTNGFNVAVGGKMGSGGYTPAQPLDVFITPKEASVLCADITLIFREHGPRIARNKSRLAFLIADWGAGKFREELERRRHRKQPLLTAGKDARGKKKTDHTGIFSQKQPGLNYVGLVVPVGRITTTPLFEVARIADKYGNGNIRLTQGQNLIITNVPDAKIGDLTAEPLLQELRYDPSEVMRGMVSCTGIDYCHFSLIETKERAMEAIRHLEAKLGNTKPLTIHWSGCPNGCGNHAAADIGLLGKKTKIDGVVTDAVDVFLKGDAGANPKIAPKLLENVPCDELPQVLEGLIPYLSRRSF from the coding sequence GTGAACCAATTGAAAAAGAAAACGATTTCGAGAAGTCGAGGGGTGCGTTCAGCACCGAGTTTGAAAAGCGAGAGGGTTTCCAAAAAAGCAAGGTCCAAGATAAACGCTGCGGAAACCCTGAAGCGAGACAAAAACGGACTTGAGGTCATTAATGACATTCCCAACTACATTCGGGAGGGTTGGGAATCTATTCCCCCGAACGAACGGGATCGGCTTAAGTGGGTAGGTGTCTTTTTCCGAAAGCAAACCCCCGGCGAATTCATGATGCGTCTCCGTATGTCAAGTGGTTTCAGCAATTCCGATCAACTTCGCGCTATTGCTGAAATCAGTGAAGCACACGGACCCGGGTTTGTCGATCTCACGACGCGCCAGCAGATCCAACTTCGAGGTTTCACGATCAAGAATGTCCAACATATCTGGAATCGGCTTGAAGAGGTCGGTTTAGGTTCACTCCAAACGGGTTTCGATAATATTCGCGGTGTCATCGGATGTCCCGTTGCGGGATTGACACCGAACGAACTCTTTGATGCATCGCAGGTCGGCAGGGAATTCACAAAACTCTTTGTCGGGAATAAGGAATTCACCGATATTCCGCGGAAGTTTAACGTCGGTATCACAGGCTGCTTGGATAACTGCACGCATACCGCCTCACAGGATATCGCCCTCACACCCGCGGTCAAAGAGATTGACGGTGAAAAAACAAACGGCTTTAATGTCGCAGTCGGTGGAAAGATGGGCTCCGGTGGCTACACGCCAGCGCAACCCCTTGACGTGTTTATTACGCCGAAAGAAGCCTCAGTTTTGTGTGCGGATATTACGTTAATTTTTCGAGAGCACGGACCTCGGATAGCTCGCAATAAATCCCGCCTTGCTTTTCTGATTGCAGATTGGGGGGCAGGAAAATTCCGAGAAGAATTAGAAAGACGTCGGCACAGAAAGCAGCCGCTCCTGACTGCGGGGAAAGACGCACGCGGTAAGAAAAAGACGGATCACACCGGTATCTTCTCACAGAAACAGCCGGGGCTCAACTACGTCGGGCTTGTTGTCCCAGTCGGACGGATTACAACAACGCCCCTTTTTGAGGTCGCACGGATCGCAGATAAATACGGCAACGGCAACATCCGTCTCACACAAGGACAGAATTTAATTATCACCAACGTGCCAGATGCAAAAATCGGAGACCTCACCGCAGAACCGCTCCTACAAGAACTCCGCTATGATCCTTCGGAAGTCATGCGCGGCATGGTAAGTTGCACAGGCATTGACTACTGCCACTTCTCGCTGATTGAAACCAAAGAACGCGCCATGGAAGCGATCCGGCATCTGGAGGCGAAACTCGGCAATACGAAACCGCTTACGATACATTGGTCAGGATGTCCAAACGGATGCGGCAACCACGCCGCTGCAGACATCGGACTCCTCGGTAAGAAAACCAAAATTGACGGGGTCGTCACGGATGCAGTGGACGTATTTCTTAAAGGAGATGCCGGGGCGAATCCGAAAATCGCGCCGAAGTTATTAGAAAACGTGCCTTGCGATGAACTACCGCAAGTGCTTGAGGGACTCATTCCTTACCTTTCACGTAGATCTTTTTAA
- a CDS encoding ANTAR domain-containing protein, whose product MEAATSTPGTPPAYGTGNPSSTKGRILIIDNNPERAHALIQILEASLYKVAVPVRLQEGLTGQVTRIKPDIILIGVDFPGQTVLGWVASLHESYPCPTVMFSRDERSETIQAATRAGVSAYAVGKLTGARVKTIIEAAVARFYEYRALQEELEKTKINLAERKIIERAKEVVAQQRGCNESQAYQILRKMAMNRRKRLAEISQDVLSVADVLTNKL is encoded by the coding sequence ATGGAAGCAGCTACCTCAACGCCGGGGACCCCACCTGCGTACGGGACGGGTAATCCGTCCTCTACAAAGGGACGAATCTTAATCATTGATAACAATCCAGAGCGCGCACACGCGTTAATCCAGATACTGGAAGCGAGCCTTTACAAAGTCGCTGTCCCTGTGCGTCTACAGGAAGGTTTGACTGGGCAGGTTACACGGATAAAACCAGACATCATATTGATCGGCGTTGACTTCCCAGGGCAAACGGTTCTCGGTTGGGTTGCATCCCTCCATGAAAGTTATCCGTGTCCGACAGTCATGTTTTCACGTGATGAACGATCGGAAACAATTCAAGCGGCAACGCGTGCGGGTGTTTCCGCGTATGCTGTCGGGAAACTTACGGGTGCCCGAGTAAAAACCATTATTGAGGCAGCTGTCGCCCGGTTCTATGAGTATCGGGCATTGCAAGAAGAACTTGAAAAAACGAAAATAAACCTTGCCGAACGTAAAATCATTGAACGTGCAAAGGAAGTGGTCGCACAGCAACGTGGCTGCAACGAATCACAAGCGTATCAAATTTTGCGGAAGATGGCGATGAATCGTAGAAAACGGCTCGCAGAAATTTCACAAGACGTGCTATCTGTCGCGGATGTATTGACGAACAAATTGTAG
- a CDS encoding MFS transporter, with translation MDIKNKATQIKLFSLKTVQMRTFHTTWFAFFLAFFGWFGIAPLMAIVREDLMLTKAEIGNTIIASVAITVIVRILIGPLCDRIGSRKAYTWLLILGSLPVMGIGLAQSYETFLLFRLAIGAIGAAFVITQYHTSTMFAPNCVGTANATTAGWGNLGGGVTQMVMPLIFTAVLSVGVDKFLGWRLAMIIPGIALFITGFAYYFLTQDAPDGNYKELRDRGDLEPAKGKGMESFMLAIKDYRVWALFVIYAACFGIELTINNVAALYYHDQFQLDVKTAGLIAGLFGLMNIFARTVGGAFSDFFAKKMGLRGRVMFLFVVLLGEGIMLMVFSQMAVLVLAVGAMIVFSLFVQMSEGATYGIVPFINRKALGAVAGIVGAGGNAGAVAAGFLFRSESITMQQGLLYLGITVAVASVATALVRFSPAVQNAEKKAFDAALAERQRLKAEAF, from the coding sequence ATGGACATAAAAAACAAAGCAACACAGATAAAACTTTTCAGTTTAAAAACCGTTCAGATGCGCACGTTCCATACAACATGGTTTGCATTCTTTCTCGCCTTTTTTGGGTGGTTTGGCATTGCACCGCTAATGGCGATTGTGCGTGAAGACCTGATGCTAACAAAAGCAGAAATTGGGAACACGATTATCGCCTCCGTTGCAATCACAGTTATCGTGCGAATCTTAATCGGACCGCTGTGCGACCGGATCGGCTCTCGAAAGGCATACACGTGGCTGTTGATCCTCGGCTCACTGCCGGTCATGGGTATCGGTCTCGCTCAGAGCTACGAAACGTTTCTGCTATTCCGCTTGGCGATCGGTGCCATCGGTGCTGCGTTCGTCATCACACAGTATCATACATCAACGATGTTCGCCCCGAACTGTGTCGGGACAGCGAATGCGACAACGGCAGGCTGGGGGAACCTCGGCGGCGGTGTTACGCAGATGGTGATGCCTCTCATCTTTACCGCCGTGCTCAGTGTCGGTGTGGACAAATTCCTCGGATGGCGGTTGGCAATGATTATTCCTGGGATCGCTCTGTTTATCACGGGTTTCGCGTATTACTTTCTTACCCAAGACGCACCCGATGGAAACTATAAAGAGCTCCGTGACCGAGGTGACCTCGAACCCGCAAAAGGCAAGGGCATGGAGTCTTTCATGCTGGCGATTAAAGACTATCGCGTCTGGGCACTCTTTGTCATTTACGCTGCCTGTTTCGGGATAGAACTCACCATCAACAACGTCGCTGCCCTCTATTATCACGACCAGTTCCAGTTAGATGTCAAAACTGCTGGACTCATCGCGGGGTTGTTCGGTCTGATGAACATCTTTGCGCGGACAGTCGGTGGTGCTTTTTCCGATTTCTTTGCGAAAAAGATGGGACTTCGCGGACGCGTCATGTTCCTCTTCGTTGTCCTGTTAGGCGAAGGGATCATGCTGATGGTGTTCTCGCAGATGGCAGTCCTTGTGCTCGCTGTCGGAGCGATGATTGTTTTCAGTCTCTTTGTGCAGATGTCCGAGGGGGCAACATACGGAATCGTTCCCTTCATCAATCGAAAGGCGTTAGGAGCGGTTGCCGGTATTGTGGGTGCGGGTGGAAACGCTGGCGCAGTCGCCGCGGGTTTCCTGTTCCGTTCTGAGAGCATCACGATGCAGCAAGGTTTGTTATATCTCGGCATAACGGTCGCAGTCGCCTCCGTTGCGACAGCGTTGGTGAGATTCTCACCCGCAGTCCAAAACGCGGAGAAGAAAGCATTTGATGCCGCACTT
- a CDS encoding methyltransferase domain-containing protein: MNTELRDYPLTSSIIKLKTGRVQLTIVKDPDWFLEQLSREDAQGKLYLPYWTYLWESSIGLARHIEKIGTRLKDAHILEIGCGFGLAGIVACQMGGRVIFTDAEQEALRFACHNAEQNGVSQRADFVQMDWNTPCFNRKFLFILAADVIYEEPHWIPIVTLLQAYLAHNGVALFSEPNRSNASGFFKRLTDNGFVYQKTSYPVTLDGQTSQVSIYTVRRASA, encoded by the coding sequence ATGAACACCGAATTGCGAGACTATCCGCTGACAAGCAGCATCATTAAGTTAAAAACCGGTCGGGTCCAACTCACAATCGTAAAGGACCCCGATTGGTTTCTCGAACAACTCAGTCGAGAGGACGCCCAAGGCAAGCTCTACCTCCCCTATTGGACCTATCTCTGGGAGTCTTCGATCGGTCTCGCCCGCCATATAGAAAAAATCGGCACTCGCCTAAAAGATGCACATATCTTAGAAATCGGATGCGGATTCGGGTTGGCAGGAATTGTCGCCTGCCAGATGGGGGGGCGCGTGATTTTCACGGATGCGGAACAAGAGGCACTCCGCTTCGCATGCCACAACGCCGAGCAGAACGGTGTGAGCCAACGTGCCGATTTCGTCCAAATGGATTGGAACACCCCCTGTTTCAATCGCAAATTTCTGTTCATTCTCGCCGCCGATGTCATTTATGAAGAACCGCATTGGATACCGATCGTGACGCTACTCCAAGCGTATCTCGCCCACAACGGGGTCGCCCTCTTTTCTGAACCGAATCGTAGCAACGCGTCCGGTTTTTTCAAACGGCTCACCGACAACGGCTTTGTCTATCAAAAAACCTCCTACCCTGTCACATTAGACGGACAAACCTCTCAAGTTTCTATCTATACTGTCCGACGCGCGAGCGCATGA